One region of Xylanimonas ulmi genomic DNA includes:
- a CDS encoding GDSL-type esterase/lipase family protein, with product MQSAQEGGFHLTGGNVDADLTGVEGVDQIPQAGPHAVISSTGALVVDSIKPSGVTEVEPAGDPTSSAVVGVNTQPEIVATAVVTDESITFSLDEANLGEVRQSSRAAGLVEVQAGPGSGALSRGVVGDPHNPVEDERSCSIPRNDPVNQAYQPKPRQVEWAVDRAVKGELTETRPANWRNLGMASYSPQAMFPPVPLVGGGTIPPQIVLGVLMQESNLWQASRYTAPGNTGNPLIGSYYGNRNAASIWEIDYGQADCGYGIGQITDGMRLPGYERTDDSGRPIETALPYAQQRAIALDYTANIAKAVRMLGQKWNELANAGMLINDGRSAYIENWFFTTWAYNSGFHPPTEDGTPWGVGWFNNPINTIYPVSRTPFLEGTQNDASNPQYWPYPEKIIGWAAYGTSLVETQYADPTSRSYVSQRVSSFRTAWWNGNDLRSLATPPAHIFCDPAVNDCDPGVPEPCQLSTSTDHYYECWWNAPVVWRDGVDCDYMCGHGFERFPSSYDTEASSMAYSLPALTLRSSFLANCSPPPTGVVVVDDTTQRNARTSGECAHRTTAGSFEFSFAQADANGRYPAKVDLHQQGGGFNGHFWFAHMRDKTEPNTHVTGTWTRGADMTGTWTRVWVHLPDYAGWTQQAGYTVNLGDGTTQTRYLPQRRYSNEWVSLGVFQMKGEPSVSLSNSLVDDDTTKRYEESGVFDIDGVDNIAWDAVGFQALPGKPDEFVVALGDSFGSGEGAGEYEPWSDNNGSVIVSKNACHQSANAWIRKTTLPGDDATIGSRSDRADVGMDFHFLACSGAVSENLLPHHSIEGNNPSSDEEQSGAYGQAGMVSQLDAGYLDENTTLVTMSIGGNDMRFSDIVSSCVKAYLTVLAVDCSTAVLSGDTEPSIDAGHHRLEHEFPDRLTTVLQFVRERAPNARIAVTGYPKLFESGTNCILIDTSNQGWLNDFADAMNETIRQTVEAANRADEPEVLFVDTQESFTGHNLCTGDGVSGINGLEFKVTPGEDPLLSFFGFLVSGQFVSRTSVHPNGIGTDLYSQALENALAHH from the coding sequence GTGCAGTCGGCCCAGGAGGGAGGGTTCCACCTCACCGGCGGGAACGTGGACGCTGACCTCACCGGAGTCGAGGGTGTCGACCAGATCCCCCAGGCTGGTCCGCACGCGGTGATCTCGTCCACCGGCGCCCTGGTCGTTGACTCGATCAAGCCGTCCGGAGTGACCGAGGTTGAGCCCGCAGGCGATCCCACGAGCTCCGCAGTCGTGGGCGTCAACACTCAGCCAGAGATCGTGGCAACCGCCGTAGTGACAGATGAGTCGATCACCTTCTCCCTGGATGAGGCGAACCTCGGGGAGGTTCGCCAATCCAGCCGGGCCGCGGGCCTGGTTGAGGTCCAAGCCGGTCCGGGAAGCGGTGCTCTCAGCCGTGGGGTAGTCGGCGACCCACACAATCCTGTCGAGGACGAGCGCTCGTGCTCCATCCCGCGTAACGACCCGGTAAACCAGGCCTACCAGCCCAAGCCGCGCCAGGTGGAGTGGGCCGTGGACCGTGCTGTCAAGGGGGAGCTCACGGAGACTAGGCCGGCGAACTGGCGGAACCTCGGGATGGCGTCGTACTCGCCGCAAGCGATGTTCCCGCCGGTGCCGCTCGTGGGCGGCGGAACCATCCCGCCGCAGATCGTCCTCGGGGTCCTGATGCAGGAGTCGAACCTCTGGCAGGCGTCGCGATATACCGCTCCCGGGAACACGGGAAATCCTCTGATTGGCTCGTACTACGGCAACCGCAATGCCGCGTCGATCTGGGAGATCGACTACGGCCAGGCCGACTGCGGGTATGGGATCGGACAGATCACCGACGGCATGCGTCTGCCCGGGTACGAGCGGACAGATGACTCCGGGCGCCCTATCGAGACGGCGTTGCCATACGCTCAACAGCGCGCAATCGCCCTGGACTACACGGCGAACATTGCAAAGGCTGTTCGAATGCTCGGACAGAAGTGGAACGAGCTCGCCAACGCGGGCATGTTGATCAACGACGGCCGCTCGGCTTATATCGAGAACTGGTTCTTCACCACTTGGGCCTACAATTCAGGGTTCCACCCGCCAACCGAGGACGGAACGCCGTGGGGCGTCGGTTGGTTCAACAACCCCATCAACACCATCTATCCTGTGTCGCGGACGCCGTTCCTCGAAGGCACGCAGAATGATGCTTCAAACCCGCAATACTGGCCATACCCCGAGAAGATCATCGGGTGGGCCGCGTATGGCACCTCGCTTGTCGAGACTCAATACGCCGACCCAACAAGCCGCAGTTACGTCTCGCAGCGCGTGTCCTCCTTTCGCACTGCCTGGTGGAACGGCAACGATCTCCGTTCGCTCGCCACTCCGCCCGCACACATATTCTGCGACCCCGCGGTCAACGACTGCGACCCCGGCGTGCCGGAGCCGTGCCAGTTGAGCACCAGCACAGACCATTACTACGAGTGCTGGTGGAACGCACCGGTCGTGTGGCGAGACGGCGTGGACTGCGACTATATGTGCGGCCATGGCTTCGAACGCTTCCCCTCCAGTTACGACACCGAGGCCAGCAGCATGGCCTACTCGCTCCCGGCTCTAACCTTGAGGTCTAGTTTCCTGGCCAACTGCAGTCCGCCCCCAACTGGTGTTGTCGTGGTTGACGACACCACGCAGCGCAACGCGCGCACGAGCGGTGAGTGCGCTCACCGCACAACCGCGGGCTCGTTCGAGTTCAGCTTCGCGCAGGCAGACGCGAACGGGCGATATCCCGCAAAGGTCGACCTTCATCAGCAGGGTGGAGGGTTCAACGGTCATTTCTGGTTCGCTCACATGCGGGACAAGACGGAACCCAATACCCACGTCACCGGTACCTGGACCCGAGGAGCCGACATGACCGGTACCTGGACTCGTGTCTGGGTGCACCTACCCGACTACGCGGGCTGGACGCAGCAGGCCGGTTATACCGTGAACCTGGGCGACGGAACGACGCAGACGCGCTACCTCCCGCAGCGGCGGTACTCAAACGAATGGGTGAGCCTCGGCGTCTTCCAGATGAAGGGCGAACCTTCGGTCTCACTGTCCAACAGTCTCGTCGACGACGACACCACCAAGCGCTACGAGGAGTCTGGAGTTTTCGACATCGACGGGGTGGACAACATCGCCTGGGACGCCGTGGGCTTCCAGGCCCTACCGGGCAAACCCGACGAGTTCGTCGTCGCACTGGGAGACTCGTTCGGCTCCGGCGAAGGCGCAGGCGAATACGAGCCGTGGAGCGACAACAACGGCAGCGTCATCGTGAGCAAAAACGCGTGCCACCAATCGGCCAACGCCTGGATTCGCAAGACGACGTTGCCAGGGGACGATGCAACCATCGGTAGTAGGAGTGACCGTGCCGACGTAGGCATGGATTTCCATTTCCTTGCCTGCTCTGGCGCAGTGTCCGAGAACCTGCTCCCACATCACAGTATCGAGGGCAACAACCCATCTAGCGACGAGGAACAGTCCGGTGCCTACGGTCAGGCCGGGATGGTGTCTCAACTCGACGCCGGGTACCTCGACGAGAACACGACGCTTGTCACGATGTCGATCGGGGGTAATGACATGCGCTTCTCGGACATCGTCAGCTCGTGCGTCAAGGCATACCTCACAGTACTCGCCGTGGACTGCTCCACAGCTGTGCTTTCGGGCGATACCGAGCCATCCATCGACGCCGGCCACCATCGCCTGGAGCATGAGTTTCCGGACCGGCTAACAACAGTCCTCCAGTTCGTCCGTGAACGAGCTCCGAACGCTCGCATCGCAGTAACCGGCTACCCGAAACTGTTCGAGAGCGGCACCAACTGCATCCTCATCGACACGTCGAACCAAGGTTGGTTAAACGACTTCGCCGACGCCATGAACGAGACGATCCGTCAGACGGTCGAGGCAGCGAACCGAGCGGACGAACCCGAGGTACTCTTCGTCGACACCCAGGAGTCATTCACGGGGCACAACCTCTGCACGGGTGACGGGGTGTCGGGCATCAACGGTCTCGAGTTCAAGGTCACTCCTGGCGAAGACCCCCTGCTGTCATTCTTCGGGTTCCTTGTCAGCGGTCAGTTCGTCTCGCGCACCTCCGTGCACCCGAACGGCATCGGCACAGACCTCTACTCTCAGGCCCTTGAGAATGCTCTCGCTCACCACTAG
- a CDS encoding prepilin peptidase, producing MSTTAAARRARQIRDEVRPHVVPIASIAGVTVAWAVWVTGSTWVTPAFAIAALAGATLGVIDARTQRLPNAIVHPAFAAVLVLLGIAAAGTAKWESLARAALSGLALSLVYLTINLIDPSGRGLGLGDVKLAAILGLLAGWVSWQATAWTGVLPFLLGAVAAVAMIATGRGGRGRTLAFGPYMLIGAVVALTLAIR from the coding sequence ATGAGCACCACCGCGGCGGCGCGCCGAGCGCGGCAGATCCGAGACGAGGTGCGCCCCCACGTCGTGCCGATCGCGTCGATCGCGGGCGTGACTGTCGCTTGGGCCGTGTGGGTCACCGGGTCGACCTGGGTCACGCCCGCGTTCGCCATCGCGGCCCTCGCTGGCGCCACGCTGGGTGTGATCGACGCGCGAACCCAGCGACTGCCGAACGCCATCGTGCACCCGGCCTTCGCCGCGGTCCTGGTGCTGCTCGGCATCGCGGCCGCCGGGACCGCCAAGTGGGAGAGCCTGGCCCGCGCGGCCCTGAGCGGCCTCGCCCTGAGCCTGGTCTACCTCACGATCAACCTCATCGACCCGTCGGGCCGAGGCCTCGGCCTGGGCGACGTGAAGCTCGCCGCGATCCTCGGACTCCTCGCCGGCTGGGTCTCATGGCAGGCCACGGCGTGGACGGGCGTGCTGCCATTCCTCCTCGGTGCGGTCGCGGCCGTCGCGATGATCGCGACCGGCCGAGGTGGTCGAGGCCGCACGCTCGCGTTCGGGCCGTACATGCTGATCGGCGCCGTCGTCGCGCTGACCTTGGCGATCAGGTAG
- a CDS encoding DUF3631 domain-containing protein, with the protein MTTPDESIGTELLERVQGVLARYCVLPSQHAYVAVTLFAAYTHAANAFDFAPRLVLTSPEKRSGKTRCMEVVALMSHRPMKTANASTAAIYRSLDTPITLLLDEADTVFGTKIKAEQNEDLRGILNAGFQRGTPVIRYDAGRRAVEHLPTFSPVVLAAIGRLPDTITDRAVNIRLRRRKPSENVEPFRLSRDADPLKALGYDVGTWISENIDTLKLAQPDLPVEDRAADLWEPLVAIADLAGGPWPRRARAAAVALTKDAAVVDADHSVGHELLTDIQALLDRLPSEWITTESLRTSLMAVPDSRWHDEGLSGRKLAILLRRYGIAVGRNPSTQMRERGYRRSDFTDAFDRYLQPPQE; encoded by the coding sequence GTGACCACCCCTGACGAGAGCATCGGCACCGAGCTGCTCGAGCGCGTCCAGGGGGTGCTCGCCCGCTACTGCGTCCTGCCCAGCCAGCACGCCTACGTCGCCGTGACCCTGTTCGCCGCCTACACGCACGCCGCCAACGCGTTCGACTTCGCCCCACGCCTCGTGCTGACCAGCCCGGAGAAACGGTCGGGCAAGACGCGGTGCATGGAGGTCGTCGCCCTCATGTCCCACAGACCGATGAAGACGGCGAACGCCTCGACCGCGGCCATCTACCGCTCGCTCGACACCCCGATCACGCTCCTGCTCGACGAGGCCGACACGGTGTTCGGCACGAAGATCAAGGCCGAGCAGAACGAGGACCTGCGCGGCATCCTCAACGCCGGCTTCCAGCGTGGCACGCCCGTCATCCGGTACGACGCCGGTCGTCGCGCCGTCGAACACCTGCCGACGTTCTCGCCTGTCGTGCTCGCCGCGATCGGTCGACTGCCGGACACGATCACCGACCGGGCGGTCAATATCCGGCTGCGACGACGCAAGCCCTCCGAGAACGTCGAGCCGTTCCGGCTCTCACGCGACGCCGACCCACTCAAGGCCCTCGGCTACGACGTCGGCACCTGGATCAGCGAGAACATCGACACCCTCAAGCTCGCCCAGCCCGACCTGCCCGTCGAGGATCGCGCCGCAGACCTGTGGGAGCCCCTCGTCGCCATCGCCGACCTCGCTGGCGGCCCGTGGCCCAGGCGGGCTCGCGCGGCCGCCGTCGCGCTGACGAAAGATGCCGCGGTCGTCGACGCCGATCACTCGGTCGGCCACGAACTGCTCACCGACATCCAGGCACTCCTCGACCGGCTGCCATCGGAGTGGATCACCACCGAGTCCCTGCGGACCAGCCTCATGGCCGTTCCGGACTCGCGCTGGCATGACGAGGGCCTCAGCGGTCGCAAGCTCGCCATCCTCCTGCGCAGGTACGGCATCGCCGTCGGGCGCAACCCCTCAACCCAGATGCGCGAGCGCGGCTACCGACGCTCGGACTTCACCGACGCGTTCGACCGCTACCTCCAACCCCCGCAGGAGTAG
- a CDS encoding DUF2510 domain-containing protein → MSENDAPSPGWYPDPVGGGNQRWWDGSQWGPVGPSGAPASSPVLTDAPSAPTMAPPPFAPTPGSGPEGQPQKTKDSGTAYLVLAILALLLARVPFIGVLLTVMMVVFGVVLFVRGERGKKLMIGFVCALLGAALAFGGGNDNPKDESASKAPAAAPAAQPDTSAAAAEPAPSPTPTPAAEAPAPVAEAPTPAEDPSPYGTYPQAEADFVATVTGASDQYGAVETDLQRSEVVRNRNATVCSATGGNATDWVGVVSDIGANREGKAWVEIELAPNVRVHTWNNALSDISDETLIDPSEPMFGGLVAMTKDQKVVFSGSFVADDSSCVKTSNMTETFGALDPQFVFKFSDVHAQ, encoded by the coding sequence GTGAGCGAGAACGACGCGCCGTCCCCCGGCTGGTATCCGGACCCGGTTGGCGGTGGAAACCAGCGCTGGTGGGATGGTTCGCAGTGGGGACCCGTCGGGCCCAGTGGGGCACCTGCGTCATCGCCCGTTCTGACGGACGCCCCGTCTGCCCCGACGATGGCCCCGCCGCCCTTCGCGCCGACCCCCGGTAGCGGGCCGGAAGGTCAGCCGCAGAAGACCAAAGACTCCGGGACGGCGTACCTGGTCCTTGCGATCCTCGCGCTCCTCCTCGCGCGGGTCCCCTTCATCGGCGTGTTGCTGACCGTGATGATGGTCGTCTTCGGCGTCGTCCTGTTTGTGCGCGGTGAGCGCGGCAAGAAGCTCATGATCGGCTTCGTGTGCGCGCTGCTCGGCGCTGCTCTCGCGTTCGGCGGCGGCAATGACAACCCCAAGGATGAGAGCGCCTCCAAGGCGCCGGCGGCGGCACCTGCCGCGCAGCCTGACACCTCGGCCGCTGCCGCAGAACCGGCCCCTTCCCCGACGCCGACGCCCGCTGCTGAGGCTCCCGCACCCGTCGCCGAAGCGCCCACACCGGCCGAGGACCCCTCCCCGTACGGCACGTACCCGCAGGCGGAAGCCGATTTTGTCGCGACCGTCACCGGGGCCAGCGACCAGTACGGGGCGGTCGAAACCGACCTTCAGCGGTCCGAGGTCGTCCGCAACCGCAACGCGACCGTCTGCTCGGCAACCGGTGGCAACGCCACGGACTGGGTCGGGGTCGTCTCCGACATCGGCGCCAACCGTGAGGGCAAGGCATGGGTGGAGATCGAACTCGCTCCCAACGTGCGCGTCCACACATGGAACAACGCCCTGTCTGACATCTCCGACGAGACGCTGATCGACCCGAGCGAGCCCATGTTCGGTGGCCTCGTCGCGATGACAAAGGATCAGAAGGTCGTGTTCTCCGGCAGCTTCGTGGCAGACGACTCCTCGTGCGTGAAGACGTCGAACATGACCGAGACGTTCGGCGCGCTGGACCCGCAGTTCGTCTTCAAGTTCAGCGACGTGCACGCCCAGTAG
- a CDS encoding zeta toxin family protein → MFDDGEPSLDAVAEEAHALAERLRDAAMRDGVNLVIDTTFTDADQAVAVGRQLADAGYVIDVVDIQAVETTAALAYARDAAQRLAADVDAVTGYRRYVVNPEGNSALKSDLARATVGGPLVDAGAARALATARTNSSGLAARHGNRGLGD, encoded by the coding sequence GTGTTCGACGACGGCGAGCCCAGCCTTGACGCCGTCGCCGAGGAGGCTCACGCCCTCGCGGAGCGCCTACGCGACGCGGCCATGCGCGACGGCGTCAACCTCGTTATCGACACTACCTTCACCGACGCAGACCAGGCTGTCGCCGTCGGCCGCCAGCTTGCCGACGCCGGCTACGTGATCGACGTCGTCGACATCCAGGCAGTAGAGACGACCGCGGCACTAGCCTATGCGCGCGACGCCGCGCAGCGCCTGGCTGCCGATGTCGATGCCGTTACGGGTTACCGGCGCTACGTGGTCAACCCAGAAGGCAATTCGGCGCTCAAGTCCGACCTCGCGCGCGCGACCGTCGGTGGGCCACTCGTCGACGCCGGCGCCGCACGCGCGCTGGCCACGGCACGCACCAACTCGTCTGGCCTCGCCGCGCGGCACGGTAATCGCGGCCTCGGTGACTGA
- a CDS encoding M15 family metallopeptidase — translation MAARAGARTGRGRTGRRVITAAVVGVALAIVAPIAGLILLVAAVVTNIVGVDSGGMQTGGTVVYANEGSTFVDTNPLRNAWGGYQNGQILAASLCPIATATGQQATCDAVAAFANLNAAYRQTFGRDITVTDSYRSYADQVAIKVAKGNLAATPGYSNHGWGLAFDLGGGIDDYDSEQYAWMKANGSRFAFFHPTWAEPESPDFTKAEPWHWQFVPAAAQLGPPTNSAGTPDSNRAFGRTLADQNKGWTGDEWACLEQLWTAESGWNHYADNPTSSAYGIPQALPGSKMATAGTDWETNPRTQIIWGLDYIADRYGTPCEAWAFWNRHSPHWY, via the coding sequence ATGGCGGCGAGGGCAGGGGCCAGGACAGGGCGCGGTAGGACGGGGCGCCGGGTCATCACGGCTGCCGTCGTCGGCGTCGCGCTCGCCATCGTCGCTCCGATCGCTGGCCTCATCCTCCTGGTCGCGGCTGTGGTGACGAACATCGTGGGTGTCGACTCCGGTGGGATGCAGACGGGCGGCACGGTCGTCTACGCCAACGAGGGGTCGACCTTCGTCGACACCAACCCACTCAGGAACGCCTGGGGCGGCTACCAGAACGGTCAGATCCTCGCCGCGAGCCTGTGCCCGATCGCGACGGCGACGGGCCAGCAGGCCACGTGTGACGCTGTCGCCGCGTTCGCGAACCTGAACGCCGCGTACAGGCAGACCTTCGGCCGCGACATCACGGTCACCGACTCCTACCGCTCCTACGCCGACCAGGTCGCCATCAAGGTGGCCAAGGGCAACCTCGCCGCCACTCCCGGGTACTCGAACCACGGCTGGGGCCTCGCCTTCGACCTCGGCGGCGGCATCGACGACTACGACTCCGAGCAGTACGCGTGGATGAAGGCGAACGGTTCCCGCTTCGCGTTCTTCCACCCGACCTGGGCAGAGCCAGAGTCCCCGGACTTCACGAAGGCCGAGCCCTGGCACTGGCAGTTCGTCCCCGCCGCCGCCCAGCTCGGCCCACCGACGAACAGCGCCGGAACCCCCGACAGCAACCGCGCTTTCGGACGCACGCTCGCCGACCAGAACAAGGGATGGACGGGCGACGAGTGGGCCTGCCTGGAGCAGCTCTGGACCGCCGAGTCCGGTTGGAACCACTACGCCGACAACCCGACGTCATCCGCCTACGGCATCCCGCAGGCCCTGCCCGGCTCGAAGATGGCCACCGCCGGCACCGACTGGGAGACCAACCCGCGCACCCAGATCATCTGGGGCCTCGACTACATCGCCGACCGCTACGGCACACCGTGCGAGGCGTGGGCCTTCTGGAACCGCCACAGCCCGCACTGGTACTGA
- a CDS encoding putative Ig domain-containing protein, with product MPISPYVLAVAEDGSVLAHGIASAGAPEYRVVRLDARTGETLATYDTADAGGVDAEGVVGGAVALGGPVDGQVWVSSPQGLDRFAFDGAFVERVTPPDGLRFGPHSPGLVADSGGRIYGRGFGPGSQGDGAMGFIVFDPPTGQFSFFEDDGCFDDLLSHNMIMTHDDTLATVTRSCEDGASIVLATIRTDGTGYSELPLGELHDPYGTFDPFSVAQDADGSLYTVGRWDGAVHRIEDDGELTEVISPSDYGVPIDEVGNVLGLYVDSAAGRIYVGSPAHWTSGNAGLVSVFQRLASPDVQWSAPVSANTCQEVSVGPERVTGTPDVTWYQLTSGVLPAGLTLDPRTGVISGAATQTGTFEVGVTAYNGVSPATATTTSDTVTVTITVTQAQFETTGVALVGVPEVGQSLSADIGAWDPAPQVGAYQWLRDDEPIEGATGVQHMLTAEDLDHAVSVRVTGTTGCLAPATVTADSVMVTSPPVEPSDPPVEPSDPPVEPSDPPVEPSDPPVEPSDPPVEPSDPPVEPSDPPVEPSDPPVEPSDPPVEPSDPPVEPSDPPVEPSDPPVEPSDPPVEPSTATAPVVSSLPLTGAHTAAVGGAALALLLVGSGVIAATRVQRRHR from the coding sequence ATGCCGATCTCGCCTTATGTCCTGGCGGTCGCCGAGGACGGATCTGTGCTCGCGCACGGCATCGCCTCCGCAGGGGCGCCGGAGTACAGGGTCGTGCGTCTCGACGCGCGGACGGGCGAGACGTTGGCCACGTACGACACCGCAGACGCTGGCGGCGTTGACGCAGAAGGCGTCGTCGGTGGCGCCGTGGCTCTGGGTGGCCCGGTGGATGGTCAGGTGTGGGTGAGCTCGCCCCAGGGGCTGGATCGGTTCGCGTTCGACGGCGCCTTCGTGGAGCGTGTGACACCCCCCGACGGGCTACGGTTCGGCCCCCACTCGCCGGGGCTGGTGGCCGACTCCGGCGGGCGGATCTACGGACGCGGCTTCGGACCTGGGTCGCAGGGTGATGGCGCCATGGGCTTCATTGTCTTCGACCCGCCCACGGGCCAGTTCTCGTTCTTCGAGGATGACGGTTGCTTCGACGACTTACTCAGCCACAACATGATCATGACGCACGACGACACGCTCGCGACGGTCACCCGCTCGTGCGAGGACGGCGCGAGCATAGTGCTGGCGACGATACGGACGGACGGGACCGGGTACTCCGAGTTGCCGTTGGGCGAGCTCCACGACCCGTACGGCACTTTTGATCCCTTCTCGGTGGCGCAGGATGCGGACGGATCCCTGTACACAGTGGGCCGGTGGGACGGCGCCGTGCACCGGATCGAGGATGACGGCGAGCTGACCGAGGTGATCTCGCCCTCTGACTACGGCGTGCCGATCGACGAGGTTGGCAACGTCTTGGGCCTGTACGTGGACTCGGCCGCGGGGCGGATCTACGTCGGCTCACCCGCCCACTGGACGTCCGGGAATGCCGGCCTGGTGAGCGTCTTCCAGCGACTGGCCTCGCCAGACGTCCAGTGGTCGGCGCCGGTGTCGGCCAACACCTGTCAGGAGGTCTCGGTAGGCCCCGAGCGCGTCACGGGCACGCCCGACGTGACGTGGTACCAGCTCACGTCGGGTGTGCTGCCCGCCGGGCTCACGCTGGACCCCCGCACCGGCGTGATCTCTGGGGCGGCGACGCAGACCGGGACGTTCGAGGTGGGGGTGACGGCCTACAACGGGGTGAGCCCAGCGACGGCGACGACGACTTCGGACACCGTGACGGTCACAATCACAGTGACCCAGGCCCAGTTCGAGACGACTGGTGTCGCGCTCGTGGGCGTGCCTGAGGTCGGGCAGAGCCTGAGTGCGGACATCGGCGCCTGGGACCCGGCCCCGCAAGTGGGGGCCTACCAGTGGCTGCGCGACGACGAGCCGATCGAGGGCGCGACAGGCGTGCAGCACATGCTCACTGCCGAGGACCTCGACCATGCGGTGAGCGTGCGGGTGACGGGGACCACGGGCTGCTTGGCCCCGGCCACCGTGACAGCCGACTCGGTCATGGTCACGAGCCCGCCCGTCGAGCCGTCAGACCCGCCCGTCGAGCCGTCAGACCCGCCCGTCGAGCCGTCAGACCCGCCCGTCGAGCCCTCAGACCCGCCCGTCGAGCCGTCAGACCCGCCCGTCGAGCCCTCAGACCCGCCCGTCGAGCCGTCAGACCCGCCCGTCGAGCCGTCAGACCCGCCCGTCGAGCCCTCAGACCCGCCCGTCGAGCCGTCAGACCCGCCCGTCGAGCCCTCAGACCCGCCCGTCGAGCCGTCAGACCCGCCCGTCGAGCCGTCAGACCCGCCTGTCGAGCCGTCCACAGCCACTGCGCCGGTGGTCAGCTCTCTGCCGCTGACCGGGGCGCACACGGCCGCCGTCGGCGGTGCGGCGCTGGCGCTCCTGCTCGTGGGGTCGGGCGTCATCGCCGCCACGCGGGTTCAGCGACGTCACCGATGA
- a CDS encoding PIN domain-containing protein, with amino-acid sequence MVEARWVLLDTDVWSVLYARARRTDARDERWRHLLQGRSIVVATQTRAEVLMGLAIKDVGAARRARIVAQLNATTTVPVTEDVIVAYADLSANCRRMGHALGQKINTGDRWIAATAIAIGAPVLAGDGIYKDAPGVELLGRE; translated from the coding sequence TTGGTCGAGGCGCGATGGGTACTGCTTGACACTGACGTCTGGAGTGTGCTGTACGCGCGAGCGCGTCGAACAGACGCGCGCGACGAACGCTGGAGACACCTGTTGCAGGGCCGCTCTATCGTTGTTGCCACCCAGACCCGCGCCGAGGTCTTGATGGGACTCGCGATCAAGGACGTTGGAGCAGCCAGACGAGCGAGAATCGTTGCTCAGCTCAACGCCACGACAACGGTCCCGGTGACCGAGGACGTGATCGTCGCGTACGCCGACCTATCCGCGAACTGTCGACGAATGGGTCACGCACTCGGTCAGAAGATCAACACCGGTGATCGATGGATCGCAGCCACAGCGATTGCGATCGGAGCCCCGGTTCTCGCAGGAGACGGGATCTACAAGGACGCTCCCGGGGTTGAGCTCCTCGGGCGGGAGTGA
- the mobC gene encoding plasmid mobilization relaxosome protein MobC, with protein MRVSDAEEGYLRRLALAHRVSVQRLLVESTMVAGAGESLADRRAVIANLFGLYRLAANIANNVNQIAKATNATGEVQAELAATLDAVRRVAVRIDAQIDELSLSQRGGGSR; from the coding sequence GTGCGCGTCTCCGACGCCGAAGAGGGTTACCTGCGCCGCCTCGCCCTGGCCCACCGGGTCTCGGTTCAACGTCTCCTGGTCGAGTCGACCATGGTCGCCGGGGCCGGGGAGTCACTGGCCGACCGGCGCGCCGTCATCGCGAACCTGTTCGGCCTGTACCGGCTGGCGGCGAACATCGCGAACAACGTCAACCAGATCGCCAAGGCCACCAACGCCACCGGCGAGGTCCAGGCCGAACTGGCCGCGACTCTCGATGCCGTGCGCCGAGTCGCGGTACGCATCGACGCCCAGATCGACGAGCTGAGCCTGTCGCAGCGGGGCGGTGGTTCCCGGTGA